In the genome of Caenorhabditis elegans chromosome IV, the window ttcaggcgGAAAACCCGATTGGTCACTGTACAAATGCGACGAATACCTGAAATTCGACAAATACTCGTACGCTCACGCCGAAATCACCATGAACAAGGATCGTGTCGTTCAGCCGTCCTACAAGAAGGCCGACGTTCTTCCGAAAGTTCGAGCTTAAtcttttttcgacattttctgTGTGAAAAATAGAGTTTTCGGTggattttatcattttttttgtgtagatttttcgtataaatatgagtttttacatagattttttaattttattgatttcatgGCTGTTTCCATGCTTAATTATCTAGTAACAAGtcgttgaaaaacgaaaaaaacacaacgatgctccgatgttcCGCACGTGCATGTTGTTTAtcattgctcaaaaaatggcggtttttcgaattttttttgtgaatttttgctgtttttccgcctaaaaaaataaattttaacacAATAATAAGCCGAagcacaatttttctttaatgcCTGCTCGTTCCCACGGTGATTGCCGCCACAAGGGATTACCTAGCAGCGAGTTTCCATGGTGATGGGCGTCGCTAGCTTTTGTTCAGAGAAGCAGATGTCatattcattgaatttttaattttttcaatcaaaatcgCATTATTTTCGAGAGATTCgagggaaaaatcgaaaaaattgcaaaattttgatcgaaattgttgattttcattatttttcgcaattacttcaatgaaaaatcacttcaaaatgaccaaaaatggTGTTTCGATGCAAATAataagggtttttttttcagaataagctagtgaaaaaaaaaaaatcgaattttcactatttttctccTCGTTTCTTTGATTCTGCCATAAATACGATTGGAGAgagtaaaatctgaaatttttccgaaaaccaGTTAAAattctgttatttttcaacaaaaaccgtaaaaaaaatc includes:
- the nduv-3 gene encoding NADH dehydrogenase [ubiquinone] flavoprotein 3, mitochondrial (Confirmed by transcript evidence), coding for MNRLMVISARRMASAAPKTSTGIEHAEKARQVAGGKPDWSLYKCDEYLKFDKYSYAHAEITMNKDRVVQPSYKKADVLPKVRA